In a genomic window of Primulina huaijiensis isolate GDHJ02 chromosome 10, ASM1229523v2, whole genome shotgun sequence:
- the LOC140986181 gene encoding phospholipid:diacylglycerol acyltransferase 1-like isoform X1, with the protein MALLRRRKVPENETTPTTDPDEIKIKHEIKKAKQENRWSCVDNCCWFIGCICVVWWVLLFSYNMMPSSFPLYVTEAITGPMPDPPGVKLKKEGLRAKHPVVFIPGIVTGGLELWEGHSCADGLFRKRLWGGSFGEIYKRPLCWMDHMSLDNETGLDPPGVRIRAVNGLVAADYFAPGYFVWAVLIANLAQIGYEEKTMYMAAYDWRLSFQNTEVRDQTLSRIKSNIELMVATNGGNKAVIIPHSMGVLYFLHFMKWVEAPAPMGGGGGPNWCAKHIKAVMNIGGPFLGVPKAVSMLFSAEARDIAVARAIAPGVLDKDVFHLQTLQHIMKMTRTWDSTMSMIPKGGETIWGGLDWSPEEGFVPSKRKQRYNDIEPLVNTEDESTKSKIKQPSYGRMISFGQDIADACASEIHRIDFRDAVKGSNLVSNTCRDVWTEYHDMGFSGIKAVVEYKAYTAGDVLDLLYFVAPKMMERGSAHFSYGIADNLDDPKYSHYKYWSNPLETKLPNAPEMEIISMYGVGIPTERAYVYRQAPYAECHIPFRIDTSADEEHEDKCLKDGVFTVDGDETVTVLSAGFMGAKGWRGKTRFNPSGIKNYLREYDHAPPANFLEGRGTQSGAHVDIMGNFALIEDIMRVAAGATGDELGGDQVHSDIFTWSERIKLKL; encoded by the exons ATGGCGCTGCTGAGGAGGAGAAAGGTTCCAGAAAATGAAACGACCCCAACAACCGACCCCGACGAGATAAAGATCAAACACGAGATCAAAAAAGCTAAACAAGAGAATAGATGGTCTTGTGTGGATAACTGCTGCTGGTTCATCGGATGCATATGTGTTGTGTGGTGGGTGCTGTTATTTTCGTACAATATGATGCCTTCGTCTTTTCCACTGTACGTGACAGAGGCGATAACAGGTCCTATGCCTGACCCTCCTGGAGTCAAGTTGAAGAAAGAAGGCTTGCGGGCTAAGCATCCAGTGGTTTTCATTCCCGGTATTGTGACTGGAGGGCTAGAGCTGTGGGAGGGGCATAGCTGTGCTGATGGGTTGTTCCGAAAAAGGCTGTGGGGTGGGTCGTTTGGAGAGATTTACAAGAG ACCTTTATGTTGGATGGATCATATGTCACTCGATAACGAAACTGGTTTAGATCCTCCTGGTGTACGGATCCGAGCTGTTAATGGTCTTGTTGCTGCTGATTACTTTGCTCCGGGATACTTTGTCTGGGCTGTTCTAATTGCTAATCTTGCTCAGATTGGGTATGAGGAGAAAACGATGTATATGGCTGCATATGATTGGAGACTTTCATTCCAAAACACCGAG GTGCGTGACCAGACATTGAGCaggataaaaagtaatatagaATTGATGGTTGCTACAAATGGTGGCAACAAGGCTGTTATTATTCCTCATTCAATGGGTGTCCTATACTTCCTCCATTTTATGAAGTGGGTGGAAGCACCTGCACCGATGGGTGGAGGGGGTGGACCTAACTGGTGTGCTAAACATATTAAAGCCGTGATGAATATTGGAGGACCGTTTTTAGGTGTTCCAAAAGCCGTTTCTATGCTTTTTTCTGCAGAAGCAAGGGATATTGCAGTTGCCAG GGCAATAGCACCTGGCGTTTTGGATAAGGATGTATTTCACCTTCAAACTTTACAGCACATTATGAAGATGACAAGGACTTGGGATTCGACCATGTCCATGATACCAAAAGGTGGCGAGACTATCTGGGGTGGTCTTGACTGGTCACCCGAAGAAGGCTTCGTTCCAAGTAAAAGGAAGCAGAGGTATAATGACATAGAGCCTTTAGTCAATACCGAGGATGAAAGCAccaaatcaaaaataaaacagcCCAGCTATGGAAGAATGATATCATTTGGACAAGATATCGCAGATGCGTGTGCTTCTGAGATTCATAGGATCGATTTTCGG GATGCCGTAAAGGGTAGCAATTTGGTGAGTAACACATGCCGTGATGTGTGGACTGAGTATCATGACATGGGATTTAGTGGTATCAAAGCTGTGGTAGAATACAAAGCTTATACGGCCGGAGATGTATTGGATCTGCTATACTTTGTTGCCCCCAAAATGATGGAACGCGGCAGTGCTCATTTCTCGTATGGTATAGCAGATAATTTGGATGATCCAAAGTATTCGCACTACAAATATTGGTCAAATCCACTGGAAACAAA GCTGCCAAATGCTCCCGAGATGGAGATAATATCCATGTACGGAGTTGGAATCCCGACAGAAAGAGCCTATGTCTACAGGCAGGCTCCATATGCAGAATGCCATATTCCATTTCGAATTGATACATCAGCGGATGAAGAACATGAAGATAAATGCCTAAAAGATGGTGTTTTCACAGTCGATGGAGATGAAACGGTAACTGTTTTAAGTGCAGGATTCATGGGCGCGAAAGGGTGGCGCGGGAAAACAAGATTCAACCCTTCGGGAATCAAAAACTATTTAAGGGAGTATGATCATGCCCCTCCTGCCAATTTTCTCGAGGGGCGTGGCACTCAGAGTGGCGCCCATGTTGACATAATGGGAAACTTTGCGTTGATTGAGGACATCATGAGGGTTGCTGCTGGTGCCACCGGAGACGAACTGGGGGGCGACCAGGTGCACTCAGATATATTCACATGGTCTGAGAGAATCAAGTTAAAGCTGTAG
- the LOC140986181 gene encoding phospholipid:diacylglycerol acyltransferase 1-like isoform X2, which produces MDHMSLDNETGLDPPGVRIRAVNGLVAADYFAPGYFVWAVLIANLAQIGYEEKTMYMAAYDWRLSFQNTEVRDQTLSRIKSNIELMVATNGGNKAVIIPHSMGVLYFLHFMKWVEAPAPMGGGGGPNWCAKHIKAVMNIGGPFLGVPKAVSMLFSAEARDIAVARAIAPGVLDKDVFHLQTLQHIMKMTRTWDSTMSMIPKGGETIWGGLDWSPEEGFVPSKRKQRYNDIEPLVNTEDESTKSKIKQPSYGRMISFGQDIADACASEIHRIDFRDAVKGSNLVSNTCRDVWTEYHDMGFSGIKAVVEYKAYTAGDVLDLLYFVAPKMMERGSAHFSYGIADNLDDPKYSHYKYWSNPLETKLPNAPEMEIISMYGVGIPTERAYVYRQAPYAECHIPFRIDTSADEEHEDKCLKDGVFTVDGDETVTVLSAGFMGAKGWRGKTRFNPSGIKNYLREYDHAPPANFLEGRGTQSGAHVDIMGNFALIEDIMRVAAGATGDELGGDQVHSDIFTWSERIKLKL; this is translated from the exons ATGGATCATATGTCACTCGATAACGAAACTGGTTTAGATCCTCCTGGTGTACGGATCCGAGCTGTTAATGGTCTTGTTGCTGCTGATTACTTTGCTCCGGGATACTTTGTCTGGGCTGTTCTAATTGCTAATCTTGCTCAGATTGGGTATGAGGAGAAAACGATGTATATGGCTGCATATGATTGGAGACTTTCATTCCAAAACACCGAG GTGCGTGACCAGACATTGAGCaggataaaaagtaatatagaATTGATGGTTGCTACAAATGGTGGCAACAAGGCTGTTATTATTCCTCATTCAATGGGTGTCCTATACTTCCTCCATTTTATGAAGTGGGTGGAAGCACCTGCACCGATGGGTGGAGGGGGTGGACCTAACTGGTGTGCTAAACATATTAAAGCCGTGATGAATATTGGAGGACCGTTTTTAGGTGTTCCAAAAGCCGTTTCTATGCTTTTTTCTGCAGAAGCAAGGGATATTGCAGTTGCCAG GGCAATAGCACCTGGCGTTTTGGATAAGGATGTATTTCACCTTCAAACTTTACAGCACATTATGAAGATGACAAGGACTTGGGATTCGACCATGTCCATGATACCAAAAGGTGGCGAGACTATCTGGGGTGGTCTTGACTGGTCACCCGAAGAAGGCTTCGTTCCAAGTAAAAGGAAGCAGAGGTATAATGACATAGAGCCTTTAGTCAATACCGAGGATGAAAGCAccaaatcaaaaataaaacagcCCAGCTATGGAAGAATGATATCATTTGGACAAGATATCGCAGATGCGTGTGCTTCTGAGATTCATAGGATCGATTTTCGG GATGCCGTAAAGGGTAGCAATTTGGTGAGTAACACATGCCGTGATGTGTGGACTGAGTATCATGACATGGGATTTAGTGGTATCAAAGCTGTGGTAGAATACAAAGCTTATACGGCCGGAGATGTATTGGATCTGCTATACTTTGTTGCCCCCAAAATGATGGAACGCGGCAGTGCTCATTTCTCGTATGGTATAGCAGATAATTTGGATGATCCAAAGTATTCGCACTACAAATATTGGTCAAATCCACTGGAAACAAA GCTGCCAAATGCTCCCGAGATGGAGATAATATCCATGTACGGAGTTGGAATCCCGACAGAAAGAGCCTATGTCTACAGGCAGGCTCCATATGCAGAATGCCATATTCCATTTCGAATTGATACATCAGCGGATGAAGAACATGAAGATAAATGCCTAAAAGATGGTGTTTTCACAGTCGATGGAGATGAAACGGTAACTGTTTTAAGTGCAGGATTCATGGGCGCGAAAGGGTGGCGCGGGAAAACAAGATTCAACCCTTCGGGAATCAAAAACTATTTAAGGGAGTATGATCATGCCCCTCCTGCCAATTTTCTCGAGGGGCGTGGCACTCAGAGTGGCGCCCATGTTGACATAATGGGAAACTTTGCGTTGATTGAGGACATCATGAGGGTTGCTGCTGGTGCCACCGGAGACGAACTGGGGGGCGACCAGGTGCACTCAGATATATTCACATGGTCTGAGAGAATCAAGTTAAAGCTGTAG